The region GGCTGCGGTATGTGTTCAGCGGCCTGGTGTATGGCAGTTTCGCGGTACTCGCAGCGCGCATCGTGCTTGGCAGCGGCGGCGGCGGGAGCGATACCCGCCAGACAGTGACAGCCAAGCTGCTGGAGCAACCCTTTGGCCAATGGCTGGTGGGTATTTTGGCCGTCGGTACTATCATTGCCGGTATTTACCAGATCTATTATGGGTACTCCGACAAGTATAGAAAAGAGGTGCAGTCGGGTGGTTTGAAACATGAGGTGGAGCACCAAATGATACGGGCCGGCAAATTGGGTTATATGGCCCGCGGCATCGTCTGGCTTGTGATCGGTTACCTGTTCCTGCAGGCGGCCCTGAAGTCCAGTTCTTCGGAGGCAGGCGGTAACAAAGCAGCATTCCAGTTACTTGAGAACGCCTCGTATGGTTCCTTTATA is a window of Pontibacter kalidii DNA encoding:
- a CDS encoding DUF1206 domain-containing protein — its product is MADLSTYVPSPPPKWVENFARFGLTAKGVVYCLLGILAFMAAFEIGGQSTESTERSGIFRTIQDMPAGNVLLALTALGLFCYAIWRFIQAARDTEDKGSDAKGVAKRLRYVFSGLVYGSFAVLAARIVLGSGGGGSDTRQTVTAKLLEQPFGQWLVGILAVGTIIAGIYQIYYGYSDKYRKEVQSGGLKHEVEHQMIRAGKLGYMARGIVWLVIGYLFLQAALKSSSSEAGGNKAAFQLLENASYGSFILGAVALGLICYGIFMFMRAKYQPIHS